The following proteins come from a genomic window of Microtus ochrogaster isolate Prairie Vole_2 unplaced genomic scaffold, MicOch1.0 UNK1, whole genome shotgun sequence:
- the Tmem121b gene encoding transmembrane protein 121B has product MHPALGHPRALSSAPASFPLPPAAARLQPLFLRGGSSRGRRGSGDSSTSTSTSRGGGGGRRGGGGGSPSSSTGAEREDDDESISISKPLVPAAAAALPGPPAQGGAPVSATAPATASSTSTPTSSCSMTAVDFGAGPATGAVGGPGSRSAAGAGGTGTGGGASCCSCCCCCCGRPSRPGRRGRRHGCSPSPGCRWGYQALSVVLLLAQGGLLDLYLIAVTDLYWCSWIATDLVVVVGWAIFFAKNSRGRRGGPASSAHNHHQLHHHSAPPLHLPTAGSAGAGAKARGGRGGSGAGPGPAGAVGEFAFAYLAWLIYSIAFTPKVVLILGTSILDLIELRAPFGTTGFRLTMALSVPLLYSLVRAISEAGAPPGSAGPLLLQPQQHRAAGCFLGTCLDLLDSFTLVELMLDGRVPLPAHLRYLLIAVYFLTLASPVLWLYELNTTAGAPSWGQASGPGSCSRLLRLLGGCLVDVPLLALRSLLVVSYQQPLSIFMLKNLFFLGCRGLEALEGCWDRGSWVSPSRARSSYGAPPSAPPPPPPPPPQGGSQRGHLENEGGPHGYVNTLAVASQN; this is encoded by the coding sequence ATGCACCCGGCGCTGGGCCACCCTCGCGCGCTCTCGTCCGCGCCCGCCTCCTTCCCGCTGCCGCCCGCCGCCGCCCGGCTGCAGCCCCTCTTCCTCCGGGGGGGCTCCTCCCGCGGCCGGAGAGGCTCGGGAGacagcagcaccagcaccagcaccagccgCGGTGGGGGCGGCGGCAGACGCGGCGGGGGCGGCGGCTCCCCAAGCAGCAGCACAGGCGCGGAGCGAGAGGACGACGACGAGAGCATTAGCATCAGCAAGCCACTGGTgcctgccgccgccgccgcgctcCCGGGGCCCCCGGCTCAGGGGGGCGCCCCGGTCTCCGCCACCGCGCCCGCCACCGCCTCCTCCACTTCCACGCCCACCTCTTCCTGCAGCATGACCGCCGTGGACTTTGGCGCGGGCCCCGCAACCGGGGCCGTCGGGGGCCCCGGGAGCCGCTCAGCGGCGGGCGCAGGCGGCACCGGGACGGGCGGCGGcgcctcctgctgctcctgctgctgttgctgctgcggCCGCCCCTCCCGGCCCGGCCGCAGGGGTCGGCGCCACGGCTGCTCGCCGAGCCCGGGATGCCGCTGGGGCTACCAGGCGCTGTCTGTGGTGCTGCTACTGGCTCAGGGTGGTCTGCTGGACCTGTACCTCATCGCCGTCACCGACCTGTACTGGTGCTCTTGGATCGCCACtgacctggtggtggtggtgggctgGGCCATCTTTTTCGCCAAGAACAGCCGGGGCCGTCGGGGCGGTCCAGCAAGCAGCGCGCACAACCACCATCAGCTCCACCACCACTCGGCGCCGCCTCTGCACCTACCGACTGCGGGGTCCGCGGGGGCCGGGGCTAAGGCTCGCGGGGGCCGAGGAGGCTCGGGGGCCGGGCCAGGGCCGGCCGGGGCGGTGGGCGAGTTCGCCTTTGCTTACCTGGCCTGGCTCATCTACTCCATCGCCTTCACTCCTAAGGTTGTGCTCATCCTGGGAACGTCTATCCTGGACCTCATTGAGCTGCGAGCGCCCTTTGGCACCACGGGCTTCCGCCTCACCATGGCTCTGTCCGTGCCGCTGCTCTACAGCCTGGTGCGTGCCATCAGCGAGGCGGGCGCGCCCCCGGGCTCGGCGGGTCCCTTGCTCCTGCAGCCACAGCAGCATCGCGCTGCGGGCTGCTTCCTGGGCACGTGTCTGGACCTGCTGGACAGCTTCACGCTGGTGGAGCTGATGCTGGACGGCCGTGTGCCGCTTCCCGCGCACCTGCGCTACCTGCTCATCGCCGTCTACTTCCTCACgcttgcctccccagtgctctgGCTGTATGAGCTGAACACCACCGCAGGAGCTCCGTCCTGGGGCCAGGCCTCCGGGCCTGGAAGCTGCAGCCGCCTTTTGCGCTTGCTGGGCGGCTGCCTGGTGGACGTGCCCTTGCTGGCGCTGCGCAGCCTCTTGGTCGTGAGCTACCAACAGCCGCTGTCCATCTTCATGCTCAAAAACCTCTTTTTCCTTGGCTGCCGTGGCCTGGAGGCCTTGGAGGGCTGCTGGGACCGAGGGAGTTGGGTTTCCCCAAGTCGGGCCAGAAGCAGCTATGGTGCTCCTCCTTCTGCccccccaccacctccaccaccgcCACCTCAGGGAGGGTCCCAGCGGGGCCACTTGGAAAATGAAGGGGGTCCTCATGGCTATGTCAACACTCTAGCTGTGGCCTCTCAGAACTGA